The following coding sequences are from one Prochlorococcus sp. MIT 1314 window:
- a CDS encoding type II CAAX endopeptidase family protein, which translates to MIFKNISRTKLSLALISLVITFFVWQQGLRDSLNRPSVSFDISQKEQEIIELAAQSIPTNLKNFFITNDPVDEINNALSQVSFNELTERNKLIRIISAELNESLIYKKISKEFENRNYNLLIDEIEKKFNDNSYKPDSKKFDLFKNDRFLYHLLSQKFDFDDSSLITKSFSSKMFLKILAIRLIPLLTILLGSILSLKIFLKALYLKKFGWKEIKSLNLELIDMVLLIAGGFVVLGEVVSPLFSISLVELFFKNISNELSQSLKIFFGYLFMAIPPLLIVYYQIKSFDGEFTLKKDYFQFNYLPIKDAIIQGIKGWLTIVPFVLLVSLIMNSLIDNQNGSNPLLEIVLNNNNYLSFILLFVTTTLLAPLFEEIIFRGILLPTLSRDFGIILGIIVSAFIFALAHLSLGEMPPLFVLGIGLGITRIASGSLLSSVIMHSLWNGLTFLNLFLLRT; encoded by the coding sequence ATGATCTTTAAAAATATTTCAAGGACAAAACTTTCTTTAGCTTTAATTTCTCTAGTCATAACTTTTTTTGTATGGCAACAAGGCTTAAGAGATAGTCTTAATAGACCATCTGTTTCATTTGATATAAGTCAAAAAGAACAGGAAATTATCGAATTAGCGGCTCAATCAATACCAACAAATCTTAAGAATTTTTTTATCACAAATGATCCCGTCGATGAAATAAATAATGCACTATCTCAAGTTTCATTTAATGAACTAACAGAAAGAAATAAATTAATTCGGATAATTTCTGCAGAATTAAATGAATCTTTAATCTATAAAAAAATATCTAAAGAGTTTGAAAATAGAAACTATAACTTACTAATTGATGAGATAGAAAAAAAATTTAATGATAATTCTTATAAACCTGATTCTAAAAAGTTTGATTTATTTAAAAATGATAGATTTTTATATCACCTTTTAAGCCAGAAATTTGATTTTGATGATAGTTCATTAATAACAAAATCATTTTCAAGCAAAATGTTTTTAAAAATTTTAGCCATCAGATTAATACCACTTTTAACAATATTGCTTGGCTCAATTCTATCTTTAAAAATATTTTTGAAAGCTCTATATTTGAAAAAGTTTGGGTGGAAAGAAATTAAAAGCTTAAACTTAGAATTAATAGATATGGTTTTATTAATCGCAGGTGGATTTGTTGTCTTAGGCGAAGTTGTTTCACCTTTGTTTTCAATAAGTTTAGTTGAACTTTTTTTTAAAAATATATCGAATGAATTGTCTCAATCTCTAAAAATATTTTTTGGATATCTTTTTATGGCTATTCCGCCATTATTGATAGTTTATTATCAAATTAAATCTTTTGATGGTGAATTTACTTTAAAAAAAGATTATTTTCAGTTCAATTATTTGCCAATAAAAGATGCAATTATTCAGGGGATTAAGGGTTGGTTAACAATCGTTCCTTTTGTTTTATTGGTTTCTCTAATTATGAATAGTCTGATCGACAATCAGAATGGTAGTAACCCTTTGCTTGAAATTGTTCTTAATAATAATAATTACTTATCATTTATTCTCTTATTTGTAACAACAACCCTATTAGCTCCTTTATTTGAAGAGATTATATTCCGCGGTATTTTACTCCCAACTCTTTCAAGAGATTTTGGAATAATTTTAGGCATCATAGTTTCAGCTTTTATATTTGCCTTGGCTCATTTAAGTTTGGGAGAAATGCCCCCATTATTCGTACTGGGAATAGGTCTAGGTATTACAAGAATTGCTTCAGGGAGTTTGCTTTCTTCAGTGATTATGCATTCTTTATGGAACGGATTGACTTTCTTAAATTTGTTCTTATTGAGGACATAA
- a CDS encoding inorganic diphosphatase, whose amino-acid sequence MDISSIPPSPMKGIVNIVVEIPAGSRNKYEYCSEAGIMALDRVLHSSVRYPFDYGFIPNTLADDGAPLDAMVIMDEPTFAGCLIKARPIGVLDMHDCGAYDGKLLCVPMANPRQANIVSINQIAPNQLEDVAEFFRTSKGLDGRTVQIDGWRDFDVVENLLKNCTPLKKKHFKVLKKSTLGKVN is encoded by the coding sequence ATGGATATTAGTTCGATACCTCCATCTCCAATGAAGGGAATAGTAAATATAGTTGTTGAAATACCTGCAGGTAGTAGGAATAAATATGAATATTGTTCTGAAGCAGGAATAATGGCATTAGATAGAGTATTGCATTCTTCAGTAAGGTACCCTTTTGATTATGGTTTCATTCCAAATACTCTTGCGGATGATGGCGCTCCACTTGATGCGATGGTGATAATGGATGAACCTACTTTTGCTGGTTGTCTAATAAAAGCTAGACCTATTGGAGTTTTGGACATGCATGACTGTGGTGCTTATGACGGAAAACTTTTATGTGTTCCAATGGCAAATCCTAGACAGGCAAATATAGTAAGTATTAATCAAATAGCTCCCAATCAGTTGGAGGATGTTGCTGAATTTTTTAGAACTAGTAAAGGACTTGATGGAAGAACAGTTCAAATTGATGGTTGGAGGGATTTTGATGTAGTTGAAAATTTATTGAAAAATTGTACACCCCTAAAAAAGAAACACTTTAAAGTGCTTAAGAAATCAACACTTGGTAAAGTAAATTGA
- a CDS encoding proline--tRNA ligase has protein sequence MRVTTSFPLGTLRDTPSEAEIISHQLLLKAGYIRRVNSGIYAYMPIMLRVIEKISSIIEKELNCIGCSKLLLPQLHPADLWKKSERWEGYTVGEGIMFNLKDRQGKEFGLAPTHEEVITSLASEIISSYKQLPQCFYQIQTKFRDEIRPRFGLMRSREFIMKDGYSFHSSENDLASFYEKMDNAYEKIFKSCGLQTVGVEADSGAIGGASSKEFMVTADAGEDSILFTQSGSYAANIEKAVSIPSQPIPIRDNVSGWIETPQQKTILEVCKNNNLDPSQIIKVVVFLAKFESKVEVPILACIRGDQHINEVKLFNLINKLHSSNLLNLKKIEDKNIIEKNLVDLPLGFIGPDLDNKTIQESSNWNKKWTRIIDHSASNLSKFISGGNKVNFHRVFQEFSFASKDYLIEDIRNAKKGDKINNDSNEKLKEKKGIEIGHIFQLGQKYSEKLNAKFSDKDGQLKNLWMGCYGIGVTRIAQAAIEQNHDQKGICWPIQISPFEVIIIPTNSKDQIQKELTEQIYNNFIINKIDVLLDDREDRAGVKFKDAELIGIPFQIIIGRDSINKEVELICRRNNTKLKINVDKLLKTFISESEIMYNKKS, from the coding sequence ATGCGCGTGACTACCTCATTTCCTCTGGGGACACTTCGTGACACACCTTCTGAAGCTGAGATCATTTCACATCAATTACTTTTAAAAGCTGGTTACATTCGCAGAGTTAACAGTGGCATTTATGCATACATGCCAATAATGCTTAGAGTTATTGAAAAGATATCCTCAATAATAGAGAAGGAACTTAATTGTATTGGTTGTAGTAAATTACTCTTACCCCAACTTCATCCAGCAGATTTATGGAAAAAAAGTGAAAGGTGGGAAGGATATACTGTAGGAGAAGGAATAATGTTTAATCTCAAAGATAGACAAGGTAAAGAATTTGGTTTAGCTCCAACTCACGAAGAAGTTATCACAAGTCTTGCATCAGAAATCATTAGCTCCTATAAGCAATTACCTCAATGTTTTTACCAAATTCAGACAAAATTTAGAGATGAAATAAGGCCAAGGTTCGGATTAATGAGAAGCAGAGAATTTATAATGAAAGATGGTTATTCGTTCCATTCTTCAGAGAACGATTTAGCCTCATTTTATGAAAAGATGGATAATGCTTATGAAAAAATTTTTAAATCGTGTGGACTACAGACAGTAGGGGTTGAAGCAGATAGTGGAGCTATTGGAGGTGCTTCATCCAAAGAATTTATGGTCACTGCAGATGCTGGGGAAGATTCCATATTGTTTACTCAAAGCGGTTCTTACGCTGCAAATATTGAAAAAGCTGTTTCTATACCCTCTCAACCTATACCCATAAGAGATAATGTTTCCGGGTGGATAGAAACACCTCAACAAAAAACAATCCTTGAAGTTTGTAAGAATAATAATTTAGACCCTAGTCAGATTATTAAAGTAGTGGTTTTCCTTGCAAAGTTCGAAAGTAAAGTCGAGGTTCCAATTCTTGCATGCATAAGAGGCGATCAACATATTAATGAAGTAAAGCTTTTTAACTTAATAAATAAACTGCATAGTTCCAACCTCCTTAATCTGAAAAAAATTGAAGACAAAAACATAATCGAAAAAAACCTAGTTGATTTACCTTTAGGTTTTATCGGGCCAGACTTAGATAATAAAACTATTCAAGAGAGTTCTAATTGGAATAAAAAATGGACTAGAATAATTGATCATTCTGCAAGTAATCTCTCAAAGTTTATAAGTGGTGGGAATAAAGTTAATTTCCACAGGGTTTTTCAGGAATTTTCTTTTGCTTCAAAAGATTATTTAATTGAAGACATCAGAAATGCTAAAAAAGGAGATAAAATAAATAATGATAGTAATGAGAAACTTAAAGAAAAAAAAGGTATAGAAATTGGACATATTTTCCAACTAGGTCAAAAATATAGTGAAAAATTAAATGCTAAGTTTTCTGATAAAGATGGTCAGTTGAAAAATTTATGGATGGGTTGTTATGGAATTGGGGTAACAAGAATAGCCCAAGCTGCTATTGAACAGAATCATGATCAAAAGGGAATTTGTTGGCCAATCCAGATTTCTCCTTTTGAAGTTATTATTATTCCAACAAATTCAAAGGATCAGATTCAAAAAGAACTTACTGAGCAAATATATAACAATTTTATAATTAATAAAATCGACGTACTTCTTGATGATAGGGAGGATAGAGCGGGTGTAAAGTTTAAAGATGCAGAATTAATTGGAATTCCTTTTCAGATAATTATAGGTAGAGATTCTATTAACAAAGAAGTAGAGCTCATATGCAGGAGAAATAATACTAAATTAAAAATTAATGTCGATAAATTGTTGAAAACATTTATTTCCGAATCAGAAATAATGTACAATAAAAAATCTTAA
- a CDS encoding NAD(P)/FAD-dependent oxidoreductase codes for MIRFDVAIIGAGLSGSSTALNLSKKGYSVLIIEKEKFQDYKPCAGGMASSMQRFLPLDIKDSIESKIKNVEFRWKAKDNVTADLTGESPFWIIKREKLDQLLLDESLINGAQIMRPLLVEKIIKKNAKWEITCNNKIKYITEFLVIADGSQSQWAGYFNLGPRKPKFANTISLRLKGLGEIPRDAVRFEFGFIKYGFAWAFPLSESLNIGLGTFINNGLLENQAINKQVIRSFGFDDFPHKTISKKLRIWNGFHSINGDKVLAVGDAASLCDPFLAEGIRPSLISSFYAAEYIDQCLSGKIDDLNLYTKKINNIWGQSMAWGRRIAQVFYRFPRTGYQLGVKRKTAPKRIAQILSGEMSYEDIAKRVIRRLLTKSVT; via the coding sequence TTGATAAGATTTGACGTTGCAATAATTGGTGCAGGTTTATCAGGATCTTCCACCGCTCTTAACCTATCAAAGAAAGGATATTCTGTTTTAATTATCGAAAAAGAAAAATTCCAAGATTACAAACCATGTGCAGGCGGGATGGCATCTTCAATGCAAAGATTTCTTCCTTTAGATATAAAAGATTCCATAGAATCAAAAATCAAGAATGTTGAATTCAGATGGAAGGCGAAAGATAATGTAACCGCTGATCTGACTGGCGAATCCCCATTTTGGATTATTAAAAGAGAGAAGCTTGATCAATTATTACTTGATGAGTCCCTGATTAATGGAGCTCAGATAATGAGACCATTATTAGTAGAAAAAATCATAAAAAAAAATGCTAAATGGGAAATTACTTGCAATAACAAAATAAAATATATTACAGAATTTCTTGTGATTGCAGATGGGTCTCAATCGCAATGGGCGGGTTATTTCAATTTAGGGCCAAGAAAACCGAAATTTGCTAACACAATCTCATTAAGATTGAAAGGGTTAGGTGAAATACCAAGAGATGCAGTTAGATTTGAGTTTGGATTTATAAAATATGGTTTTGCATGGGCATTTCCCCTAAGCGAAAGCTTAAATATTGGTTTAGGTACTTTTATAAATAATGGTCTCCTAGAAAATCAGGCTATAAATAAACAAGTAATCAGAAGCTTCGGTTTTGATGATTTTCCTCATAAAACAATTAGTAAGAAACTAAGAATATGGAATGGCTTCCACTCAATTAATGGTGACAAAGTTTTAGCGGTTGGCGATGCAGCATCTCTATGTGATCCATTTTTAGCTGAAGGCATTAGACCATCTTTAATTAGCAGTTTTTATGCTGCAGAATACATAGATCAGTGCCTATCAGGAAAAATAGATGATTTAAATCTTTATACGAAAAAAATTAACAACATTTGGGGGCAATCAATGGCTTGGGGGAGGAGAATAGCCCAAGTATTCTATAGATTTCCCAGAACTGGATACCAATTAGGTGTAAAAAGAAAAACAGCACCTAAACGTATTGCCCAAATATTATCAGGAGAAATGAGTTATGAAGATATCGCAAAAAGGGTTATCAGAAGACTTTTAACAAAAAGTGTAACTTAA
- a CDS encoding Spx/MgsR family RNA polymerase-binding regulatory protein has product MKEIILYGYLKCSTCRKASNWLSKEGLEYQLIDIVKEPPLFKYLNLALEQYSGDKKKIFNTRGKAYKLINTDIYCLSRDETIQLLLSDGKLIKRPFLVYEEKKVILGFNEIEYAKQFI; this is encoded by the coding sequence TTGAAAGAAATAATTTTATATGGTTATTTAAAATGCTCTACTTGCCGAAAAGCGTCAAATTGGCTATCTAAAGAAGGTCTCGAATACCAATTAATCGATATTGTAAAAGAACCTCCATTATTTAAGTATTTAAATTTAGCTTTAGAACAATATTCAGGAGATAAAAAAAAGATTTTCAATACGAGAGGCAAAGCCTATAAATTAATTAATACTGATATTTATTGTTTATCAAGGGACGAAACTATTCAACTTCTTTTAAGTGATGGCAAATTAATAAAAAGACCATTTTTGGTTTATGAAGAAAAAAAAGTAATATTAGGATTTAACGAAATTGAATATGCCAAACAATTTATCTAA
- the tal gene encoding transaldolase codes for MKSILEQLSSMTVVVADTGDLDSIKKFQPRDATTNPSLILAAAKNPDYVKLIDKALESSENALPQGFSDIELIKETVDQVSVFFGTEILKIISGRVSTEVDARLSFDTEATVEKARKLINLYKNFGIEKERILIKIAATWEGIKAAEILEKEGIKCNLTLLFNFCQAVTCANAKITLISPFVGRILDWHKAKTGKTSFVGAEDPGVISVTQIYKYFKEKGFKTEVMGASFRNLDEIKELAGCDLLTIAPKFLEELKKEKGELVRKLDVSTQINNSIDYQFEEKDFRLSMLEDQMASEKLSEGITGFSKAIEELEELLLKRYSEIKNHKLISAN; via the coding sequence ATGAAATCAATTTTAGAACAATTGTCCTCAATGACCGTTGTTGTTGCTGATACTGGAGATTTAGATTCGATAAAAAAGTTTCAACCAAGGGACGCCACTACCAATCCATCGCTAATACTTGCTGCCGCCAAGAATCCTGATTATGTGAAATTAATTGATAAAGCTTTAGAAAGTTCAGAAAATGCATTGCCCCAAGGATTCTCCGACATTGAATTAATTAAAGAAACTGTTGACCAAGTTTCAGTATTTTTTGGAACAGAAATATTGAAAATTATTTCAGGGCGCGTATCTACAGAAGTTGATGCAAGACTGAGCTTTGACACCGAAGCTACGGTAGAAAAAGCGAGAAAATTGATCAATCTTTATAAAAATTTTGGAATTGAAAAGGAAAGAATTTTGATTAAGATTGCTGCAACTTGGGAGGGAATTAAGGCAGCTGAAATTTTGGAAAAAGAGGGTATTAAGTGCAACTTAACTTTACTTTTTAACTTCTGCCAAGCGGTAACTTGTGCCAATGCAAAGATAACTCTAATTTCTCCGTTCGTTGGCCGTATATTGGATTGGCATAAAGCGAAAACCGGTAAAACTAGTTTTGTTGGTGCTGAAGACCCTGGTGTTATTTCGGTTACGCAAATATACAAGTACTTTAAAGAAAAGGGATTCAAGACAGAAGTAATGGGAGCGAGTTTTAGAAATCTTGATGAAATAAAAGAATTAGCAGGTTGCGATCTTTTGACAATCGCACCAAAATTCCTTGAGGAACTGAAAAAAGAAAAAGGAGAGTTAGTTAGAAAATTAGATGTAAGTACCCAAATAAATAATTCTATTGACTACCAATTTGAAGAAAAAGATTTCAGATTAAGTATGTTAGAAGATCAAATGGCAAGTGAAAAGCTTAGTGAAGGTATCACTGGATTCAGTAAGGCTATAGAAGAATTGGAAGAGCTGCTACTTAAGAGATATTCAGAAATTAAAAATCATAAATTGATTTCTGCTAACTAA
- a CDS encoding histidine phosphatase family protein: protein MTIRLVLVRHGLSSFNAKGLIQGRTDDSLLTDEGYDQALKAGKALSKINFDRIYSSPLVRAAETAKTIKNSFNKEQEIIFDKNLLEVDLSEWSGLKIDEIKNKFPEIYPIWKNDPENLILKRSDNKTYKPIQELFDQANNFIEDILKIYLDKDDVNILLVGHNAILRCLILLLLGKPKQGFRKIRLENASFSILNISSHKNSFKTQIECLNQTSHLDKNVPSQIGDSRIFLIRHGETNWNKEGRFQGQIDIPLNENGKDQARKTFEYLRNISFNKAFSSSMHRPYETAQIILQNNKDLKIEKIDSLVEISHGLWEGKLEAEIREKWPNLLKTWHDKPEEVIMPEGESIKDVSKRSIDAFNKICLSQKDTDLTLLVAHDAVNKTLICNILGINYSNIWMIKQGNGGITVIDLFNDPSKSPVISTLNITTHLGGIIDSTASGAL, encoded by the coding sequence ATGACTATAAGATTAGTTTTAGTTAGGCATGGATTAAGCAGTTTTAATGCAAAAGGATTAATTCAAGGCAGGACAGATGATTCGTTATTAACTGATGAAGGATACGATCAAGCTCTAAAGGCAGGAAAGGCATTATCAAAAATCAACTTCGATAGAATCTATTCATCCCCTCTTGTGAGAGCAGCAGAAACTGCAAAAACGATTAAAAATAGTTTCAATAAAGAACAAGAAATTATTTTTGATAAGAATTTATTGGAGGTAGACCTTAGTGAATGGTCAGGCCTAAAAATTGATGAAATTAAAAATAAATTTCCGGAAATTTACCCTATATGGAAAAATGATCCAGAAAATCTAATTTTAAAAAGAAGTGATAATAAAACTTATAAACCAATTCAAGAGTTATTTGATCAAGCAAATAATTTTATAGAAGATATTTTGAAAATTTATCTAGACAAAGATGATGTAAATATTTTGTTAGTCGGACATAATGCGATTCTTAGATGTTTAATCCTTTTGTTATTAGGAAAGCCTAAACAAGGTTTTAGAAAAATAAGATTAGAAAACGCTTCTTTCTCAATTCTGAATATTTCAAGCCATAAAAACTCCTTTAAGACACAAATTGAATGCTTAAATCAAACGTCTCACCTTGATAAAAATGTTCCTAGCCAAATTGGAGATTCAAGAATATTTCTAATAAGGCATGGTGAAACAAACTGGAACAAAGAAGGGAGATTCCAAGGCCAAATTGACATCCCCTTAAATGAAAATGGTAAAGATCAAGCTAGAAAGACTTTTGAATATTTGAGAAATATTTCTTTCAATAAGGCATTTTCAAGTTCAATGCATAGGCCTTATGAGACAGCACAAATAATTCTTCAGAATAACAAAGATTTAAAAATAGAAAAAATAGATTCACTTGTAGAAATTAGCCACGGATTATGGGAGGGTAAACTAGAAGCAGAAATTAGAGAAAAGTGGCCTAATTTACTAAAAACTTGGCATGATAAACCTGAAGAAGTAATAATGCCGGAAGGTGAATCTATTAAAGATGTATCAAAAAGGTCCATAGATGCTTTTAATAAAATTTGTTTATCTCAAAAAGATACTGATCTAACCCTTCTAGTCGCTCATGATGCAGTAAATAAAACTCTCATTTGCAATATCCTTGGCATTAACTATTCCAATATTTGGATGATAAAGCAAGGTAATGGTGGCATAACTGTAATTGACCTCTTTAATGATCCCAGTAAAAGCCCTGTTATTAGTACTCTTAACATCACAACACATCTGGGAGGGATAATTGATTCAACTGCTTCCGGAGCTCTTTAA
- the lepB gene encoding signal peptidase I: MPNSVKNFLKEWGLLILLTFFVSSCRSFFAEPRYIPSGSMLPELQINDRLIIEKFSLRNSLPKRGDIVVFKSPYSFDEKLVSSRSKPLPKKRYCFFMSFPPMSLIPGLRDQACDAYIKRVVALPGEIVSVNTKGEVIINNKLIPEPYLSYKCSLSFLNNCGAFENLRVPKDHFLVLGDNRSNSWDGRYWPGSKFMHKKEIIGRAYLRFWPLNKVGLF; this comes from the coding sequence ATGCCAAATTCTGTTAAAAATTTTTTAAAAGAATGGGGTCTACTAATTCTCTTGACTTTTTTTGTTTCTTCCTGTAGATCATTTTTTGCAGAACCGCGTTATATACCCTCAGGTTCTATGCTCCCAGAATTACAAATAAACGACAGGTTGATCATTGAGAAATTCTCTCTGAGGAACTCTCTACCAAAAAGAGGAGATATTGTGGTTTTTAAATCTCCTTACTCATTTGATGAAAAACTAGTTTCATCGAGATCTAAGCCGTTACCAAAAAAAAGATATTGTTTTTTTATGAGTTTTCCCCCAATGTCTCTTATTCCTGGATTGAGGGATCAAGCTTGCGATGCTTATATTAAGAGAGTAGTGGCACTCCCTGGAGAAATTGTGAGTGTAAATACTAAAGGAGAAGTAATTATAAATAATAAATTAATTCCTGAACCTTATTTATCTTATAAGTGCTCATTATCCTTTTTAAATAATTGTGGTGCATTTGAAAATTTAAGGGTTCCAAAAGATCATTTTTTAGTTTTAGGGGATAACAGGTCAAATAGTTGGGATGGAAGATATTGGCCTGGAAGTAAATTTATGCATAAAAAGGAGATCATTGGAAGAGCTTATTTAAGATTTTGGCCTCTTAATAAGGTTGGCTTATTTTGA
- a CDS encoding resolvase gives MENIDSNISSEEELVGIDEVQKFLNRSRASVYRYTNTDLRNLNPSFNPRKLNPEFRTDQKDPLKFHPNEVARFAKDILRIKEVTVEVFNTPSSAAQNILLQVLDELKSIRSLLEKNNLKDTK, from the coding sequence ATGGAAAATATAGATTCCAATATTTCTAGCGAAGAGGAATTGGTAGGTATTGATGAAGTTCAGAAATTTCTGAATCGATCAAGAGCTTCTGTTTATAGGTATACAAATACTGATTTAAGAAATCTAAACCCTAGCTTTAATCCAAGAAAATTAAACCCGGAATTTAGAACTGATCAAAAAGATCCCTTAAAATTCCATCCTAATGAAGTAGCAAGATTTGCAAAAGATATTTTAAGAATCAAGGAGGTTACTGTAGAAGTATTTAATACACCTTCCTCAGCCGCTCAAAACATACTGTTACAAGTATTAGACGAATTAAAATCAATTAGGTCTTTACTAGAAAAGAATAATTTAAAAGATACTAAATAA
- a CDS encoding penicillin-binding protein 2 has protein sequence MKKYKKIVRLIPLDQRRFKFLYFFSLLLIFCLFGRLVKLQVFNASDLQRKARLLQSSKTNALKKRRAIVDRNNRLIAYDKTLYKLWAHPKYFNFPGDSINRVRSIEEVTEKLSPILDINGEILLSKFNNKMSGIKLLDKISEEKAEKIKNLQISGLDLFKYSQRYYPQGELYSNLVGFVNDENIASAGLELHLDNQIKVFNKSNLIKRGGDGTPLPDNSAPGDFISDYKSLGLTIDSKLQKASFKALSRQVSKWKANKGFAMVMDVNNGRILSLVTVPSYDPNKFWQHDSGLFRGWYSQDLFEPGSTFKPINLALALEEKVILKDGVVEDIGKITVGGWTLSNWDKKGNGYIDYPKVLQVSSNVGMVKIMQNLDPTIYWDWLENLGINKNLETDLFESTAGQLKRKDLFVNQSIEPAVTSFGKGFSISPLKLIQLHAALANGGFEVTPHVTSTFKERINQNPKKQFFSHEVSKTVLEWMESVVDKGSGSGVKIEGYRIAGKTGTSQKALNGSYTSKKVCSFVATLPVNDPKYAVLVVVDEPSKSYAYGSTVAVPVAKEIIESLIVIEKIPPKIRDHGMIVKKP, from the coding sequence ATGAAAAAATACAAAAAAATTGTTCGTCTAATACCCCTTGATCAAAGAAGATTTAAATTCCTCTATTTTTTTAGCTTACTATTGATATTTTGTTTGTTTGGTAGGTTAGTTAAATTGCAAGTCTTTAACGCCTCTGATTTGCAAAGGAAAGCTAGATTATTACAGTCTTCTAAAACTAACGCCTTAAAAAAAAGGAGAGCAATTGTTGATAGAAATAATAGACTAATTGCTTATGATAAAACGCTCTATAAATTATGGGCCCATCCAAAATATTTTAATTTTCCTGGTGATTCAATTAACAGAGTTCGCAGTATTGAAGAAGTTACAGAAAAATTGTCACCTATCTTGGATATAAATGGTGAAATACTCTTGAGTAAATTTAATAATAAAATGAGTGGAATCAAGCTTTTGGATAAAATTTCCGAAGAAAAGGCAGAAAAGATTAAGAACCTTCAAATAAGCGGACTTGATTTGTTTAAATATTCGCAGAGATATTATCCACAAGGCGAGCTTTACTCTAATCTTGTCGGTTTTGTTAATGATGAGAATATAGCTTCAGCAGGTTTAGAGCTTCATTTAGATAATCAAATTAAAGTTTTTAATAAAAGTAATTTAATAAAAAGAGGTGGAGATGGAACTCCTCTCCCGGATAATTCAGCCCCAGGTGATTTTATTTCTGATTACAAAAGTTTAGGCCTAACTATAGATTCAAAATTACAGAAAGCGTCATTCAAAGCATTATCAAGGCAAGTAAGCAAATGGAAAGCAAATAAGGGATTTGCCATGGTTATGGATGTTAATAATGGCCGGATTCTCTCCTTGGTTACAGTCCCTTCGTACGATCCAAATAAATTTTGGCAGCATGATTCTGGACTTTTTAGGGGTTGGTATTCTCAAGATTTATTTGAGCCTGGTTCAACTTTTAAACCTATTAATCTTGCCTTGGCTTTAGAAGAAAAAGTAATCCTGAAAGATGGAGTGGTTGAAGATATTGGAAAAATTACTGTTGGAGGATGGACACTTTCTAATTGGGATAAAAAAGGTAATGGATACATTGACTATCCAAAAGTTTTGCAGGTTTCAAGTAATGTTGGAATGGTAAAAATAATGCAAAATTTAGACCCCACAATTTATTGGGATTGGCTAGAAAATTTAGGTATAAATAAAAATTTAGAGACTGACTTATTTGAATCAACTGCTGGCCAACTAAAGAGAAAAGATTTATTTGTAAATCAATCAATTGAGCCTGCCGTAACTTCTTTTGGTAAAGGTTTTTCAATTTCCCCACTTAAATTGATTCAACTTCATGCGGCTCTAGCAAATGGGGGTTTTGAAGTGACTCCTCATGTAACCTCAACTTTCAAAGAAAGAATTAATCAAAATCCAAAAAAGCAATTTTTTTCTCACGAGGTTTCTAAAACTGTTCTTGAATGGATGGAGAGCGTAGTTGATAAAGGTAGTGGATCTGGAGTAAAAATCGAGGGTTACAGGATAGCGGGGAAAACGGGCACTTCTCAAAAAGCCTTAAATGGTTCCTATACAAGCAAAAAAGTTTGTAGTTTTGTCGCGACCTTACCAGTTAATGATCCAAAATATGCTGTCCTTGTAGTCGTCGATGAGCCATCTAAATCATATGCATATGGTTCAACTGTTGCTGTACCAGTTGCGAAAGAAATTATCGAGAGTTTGATAGTAATTGAAAAAATACCTCCCAAGATTAGAGATCATGGAATGATTGTTAAAAAACCCTAA